The segment CGATCCCGCGACGAAACAGTCGACTCCGGCCTCCGCCGCGGCCTCGATGGTGTCGGCGTTGATGCCGCCGTCGATCTCGACCAGGATGGTCAGGGCACCCGCGTCCACCAGTCGGCGCACGGTGCTCACCTTGGCGAGGACCTCCGGGATGAACTTCTGGCCGCCGAAGCCCGGCTCCACCGACATCACCAACAGCGTGTCGAACTCCGGCAGGATCTCCAGGTAGGGCTCCAATGCGGTGCCCGGCTTCACCGCGAGCCCCGCCTTCGCCCCGGCGGCACGGATATCACGCGCGACACCGACCGGGTTGTCGGTCGCCTCGGCGTGGAAGGTGACGTTGTGCGCGCCGGCCTCCGCGTACGGCGGCGCCCAGCGCTCGGGCGCATCGATCATCAGATGGCAGTCCATCGGGATGTCGGTCACCTTGAGCAGGCTCTCCACCACCGGCAACCCCAGGGTCAGGTTGGGGACGAAGTGGTTGTCCATCACGTCCACGTGCAACCAGTCCGCACCCGCAACCGCGGCAACTT is part of the Mycobacterium adipatum genome and harbors:
- the rpe gene encoding ribulose-phosphate 3-epimerase, which codes for MAGQSPVAPLAHAPLIAPSILAADFARLSDEVAAVAGADWLHVDVMDNHFVPNLTLGLPVVESLLKVTDIPMDCHLMIDAPERWAPPYAEAGAHNVTFHAEATDNPVGVARDIRAAGAKAGLAVKPGTALEPYLEILPEFDTLLVMSVEPGFGGQKFIPEVLAKVSTVRRLVDAGALTILVEIDGGINADTIEAAAEAGVDCFVAGSAVYSADDPAEAVRRLRRQAGAASPHLTL